In one Chitinophaga sancti genomic region, the following are encoded:
- a CDS encoding c-type cytochrome, which yields MYRRVSIRMRKHFVSVLVLCVGMIASFSVRAADPSKGKTLFQSNCASCHNVQKKLTGPALAGVEGRWSDKKLLHQWIHNSAAVLATGDQYANQLYNEYKIAMPGFPSLSDADIDDILAFVAQEEAKGGAKDDAAKGKTDNGTTTEEGSANNSLLFGIITLVLAVVALILLQINSNLNKLAADKEGIAIPEPVPFYKNKAYIALVILVMFMVGGYFTINGAIGLGRQKDYMPEQPIFFSHKVHPGMNQINCLYCHAGAEKSKHAMIPSENICMNCHKVIGEYNGPDLFNAEGKKINGTAEIAKLYEYVGWDATAKAYTKPGKPIPWTKIHNLPDHVYFNHSQHVVAGKQQCQTCHGPITEEDEVHQFADLSMGWCINCHRTTKVQFADNKYYSIFEKFHQDVKDHKIDSVTVEMVGGTECQKCHY from the coding sequence GTGTATCGTCGTGTTTCCATCCGTATGCGTAAGCATTTTGTGAGTGTTCTTGTCCTATGCGTTGGTATGATCGCTTCCTTCTCAGTAAGGGCTGCCGATCCTTCCAAGGGTAAAACATTGTTTCAGAGCAACTGCGCATCTTGCCATAATGTCCAAAAGAAACTAACTGGTCCTGCCCTGGCGGGTGTTGAGGGTCGTTGGAGTGATAAGAAATTATTACATCAGTGGATCCACAACTCAGCAGCTGTATTAGCTACTGGCGACCAGTATGCTAATCAATTGTACAATGAGTACAAGATTGCGATGCCAGGTTTCCCTAGTTTATCTGACGCCGATATCGATGATATCCTGGCGTTTGTTGCGCAAGAGGAAGCCAAAGGTGGTGCCAAGGATGATGCTGCTAAAGGCAAGACAGATAATGGTACAACTACGGAAGAAGGTTCTGCTAATAACAGCCTCCTGTTCGGTATCATTACGCTGGTTCTCGCAGTTGTAGCATTGATTCTCCTCCAGATTAACAGCAATCTGAACAAGCTTGCTGCTGATAAAGAAGGCATAGCAATTCCAGAACCTGTTCCTTTCTACAAAAACAAAGCATACATCGCGCTGGTGATCCTGGTGATGTTCATGGTTGGTGGTTACTTCACCATCAACGGAGCAATCGGTCTGGGTCGTCAGAAAGATTACATGCCTGAGCAACCTATCTTCTTCTCTCACAAAGTTCACCCGGGTATGAACCAGATCAACTGTCTGTACTGCCATGCTGGTGCTGAGAAGAGTAAGCATGCAATGATCCCTTCTGAGAACATTTGTATGAACTGTCACAAAGTGATTGGTGAATACAATGGTCCGGATCTGTTCAATGCAGAAGGCAAGAAGATCAACGGTACAGCGGAAATCGCGAAACTGTACGAGTATGTTGGTTGGGATGCTACTGCTAAAGCTTACACTAAACCAGGCAAACCTATTCCATGGACTAAGATCCACAACCTGCCTGACCACGTTTACTTCAACCACTCTCAACACGTAGTAGCTGGTAAGCAACAGTGTCAGACTTGTCACGGTCCTATCACCGAAGAAGATGAAGTTCATCAGTTCGCGGATCTGTCAATGGGTTGGTGTATCAACTGTCACCGTACTACCAAGGTGCAGTTTGCTGACAACAAATACTACAGCATTTTCGAGAAGTTCCACCAGGATGTTAAAGACCACAAGATCGACAGCGTGACTGTTGAAATGGTGGGTGGTACTGAATGTCAGAAATGTCACTATTAA
- the purN gene encoding phosphoribosylglycinamide formyltransferase: MKNIAIFASGAGSNAQKIIDHFKGSDKAAVTLILCNKPGAGILTIAENEHIPSILIEKERFFKSDDYIQLLKKANIELVVLAGFLWKVPANLVKAFPDRIINIHPALLPKYGGKGMYGHFVHDAVISARETESGITIHFVNEKYDDGATILQERCTITPDDTPDTLAKKVQVLEHKFYPLIVERLLTL, translated from the coding sequence TTGAAAAATATAGCCATCTTCGCTTCCGGTGCAGGTAGTAACGCGCAAAAGATCATCGACCATTTCAAAGGCTCCGACAAAGCCGCCGTTACCCTCATCCTCTGCAATAAACCCGGAGCCGGCATTCTTACCATCGCTGAAAATGAACACATCCCTTCTATATTGATAGAGAAAGAACGCTTTTTCAAGAGTGATGATTATATTCAGCTCCTGAAAAAAGCAAATATTGAGCTGGTTGTATTGGCTGGTTTCCTGTGGAAAGTACCAGCAAACCTGGTAAAGGCTTTTCCTGACCGTATTATTAATATACATCCCGCCCTGCTTCCTAAATATGGAGGCAAAGGCATGTACGGTCACTTTGTGCACGACGCCGTGATCTCCGCCAGGGAAACCGAAAGTGGTATCACCATCCATTTTGTCAATGAAAAATATGACGATGGCGCCACTATCTTACAGGAACGTTGTACCATCACCCCGGACGATACCCCGGATACCCTCGCAAAGAAGGTACAGGTGCTGGAACACAAGTTTTATCCACTAATTGTGGAACGATTATTGACTTTATAA
- a CDS encoding TonB-dependent receptor plug domain-containing protein codes for MFRLLTAVLILCSMAAFAQNDSIQTAHLNEIIVTGVTRTTTVRKNPVPISVLTKKEMSAHLNTNLIDAITKSIPGVSAVTTGPNISKPFIRGLGYNRVLTLYDGVRQEGQQWGDEHGIEVDQYGIGRAEVVKGPASLTYGSDALAGVVNMIPDLPGGEDGKLKGNFLTEYQSNNGMIGASLGLSYHKNDWHYAFRLSRKMAHNYRNAVDGYVYGTAFRELNGTAMARVDKKWGYSLLAATLYNNLQEIPDGSRDSLTRQFTKQVAEGVNDDLKNRPLVPDHLLKTYSITDLHQQIRHYRLYNRTQIGSFLSSIALQQSVRQEYNHPLEPKQAGLDLILNTLNYDFRYNLPTVNNIEMTIGANGMYQANRSQHATDFPIPDYNLFDIGAFYFLKKSFGPVDVSGGLRYDHRHINWDDFRQFTAFAHNYNGISGSVGATYNLSERLLLKANIARGYRAPNITEIGSNGLDPGAHIVYLGNRGFKPEFSLQEDIGFLAYLGDVDISVELFNNHITNYIYQARLSDVVIVPGNATYQYQQSGARLYGGEFTLNLHPRAISWLKINNSLAYTVGLNQNSALIREHGDQARYLPFIPPLHGRSEWKAVFPKMYGRVEVDGYAKQNHFYAVDKTETATDGYVLFNLGAGCTIAKRLDLVFQVDNVLNTVYQANMNRLKYFEYYTASPNGRSGIYNIGRNCSVKVSVQF; via the coding sequence ATGTTCCGACTCCTTACAGCAGTGCTCATACTCTGTAGCATGGCTGCTTTTGCCCAAAATGATTCCATCCAGACCGCGCACCTGAACGAGATAATTGTGACAGGTGTGACCAGGACCACCACGGTCCGGAAAAACCCCGTACCTATTTCTGTGCTCACTAAAAAAGAGATGTCTGCCCACCTTAATACCAACCTCATCGACGCTATCACCAAATCTATCCCCGGGGTTTCTGCTGTGACTACCGGCCCTAACATTTCCAAACCTTTTATCAGAGGCCTGGGGTATAACCGGGTGCTCACCTTATACGACGGTGTGCGGCAGGAAGGCCAGCAATGGGGAGATGAACATGGTATAGAAGTAGATCAATATGGTATAGGTCGTGCTGAAGTTGTAAAAGGCCCGGCAAGTCTTACTTACGGCTCCGATGCCCTGGCGGGTGTGGTCAATATGATCCCTGACCTGCCTGGCGGGGAAGATGGTAAATTGAAAGGCAATTTTCTGACAGAATACCAATCCAACAATGGTATGATCGGCGCCTCCCTTGGTCTTTCCTATCATAAAAATGACTGGCATTATGCCTTTCGGCTTAGTCGCAAGATGGCGCATAATTACCGTAATGCCGTAGATGGCTATGTGTATGGTACTGCCTTTCGTGAACTGAATGGCACAGCTATGGCCCGGGTAGATAAAAAATGGGGTTACTCCCTGCTGGCCGCCACCTTATATAATAACCTGCAGGAAATTCCTGACGGTAGCCGGGATTCACTCACCCGTCAATTCACAAAGCAGGTAGCAGAAGGTGTGAACGACGACCTCAAAAACCGCCCGTTGGTACCTGATCACTTATTAAAGACTTATTCGATCACTGACCTTCACCAGCAGATCCGGCATTACAGGTTATACAACCGCACCCAGATCGGGAGCTTCCTTTCGTCTATTGCCCTGCAACAAAGTGTTCGCCAGGAGTACAATCATCCGCTGGAACCAAAGCAGGCAGGCCTGGACTTAATATTAAATACCCTGAATTACGATTTCCGTTACAACCTGCCCACTGTTAATAATATAGAAATGACGATCGGGGCGAATGGGATGTACCAGGCCAATCGTAGTCAGCATGCAACCGACTTCCCCATCCCGGACTACAACCTCTTTGATATAGGAGCCTTTTATTTCCTGAAAAAGTCTTTTGGCCCGGTGGATGTATCTGGTGGGCTTCGTTACGATCACCGCCATATCAACTGGGATGACTTCCGGCAGTTTACTGCATTTGCACATAATTATAATGGTATCTCCGGCAGTGTGGGTGCTACCTACAATCTGAGTGAACGTTTATTGCTGAAGGCAAACATTGCCAGGGGGTATCGTGCCCCGAATATTACAGAGATCGGATCCAATGGCCTGGATCCGGGCGCACATATTGTGTATTTAGGGAATCGCGGCTTTAAGCCTGAGTTTAGTCTGCAGGAAGATATTGGTTTCCTCGCTTACCTGGGGGATGTGGATATCAGTGTGGAGCTGTTTAATAATCATATCACCAATTATATTTACCAGGCCCGCCTGAGTGATGTAGTGATTGTACCTGGAAATGCGACATACCAATACCAGCAGTCAGGAGCCAGGTTGTATGGTGGAGAATTCACGCTTAATCTTCATCCCCGGGCTATCAGCTGGTTAAAAATTAACAATAGCCTGGCTTATACTGTGGGTTTGAATCAAAACAGTGCATTAATCCGGGAACATGGTGATCAGGCCAGGTACCTGCCTTTTATTCCGCCATTGCATGGGCGTTCGGAGTGGAAAGCGGTATTTCCAAAAATGTATGGCAGGGTGGAAGTAGACGGCTATGCGAAGCAAAACCATTTTTATGCGGTAGATAAAACAGAGACGGCTACGGATGGATACGTGTTATTTAACCTGGGGGCGGGTTGCACTATTGCGAAAAGGCTTGACCTGGTTTTCCAGGTAGACAATGTATTGAATACCGTGTACCAGGCAAACATGAACCGTTTAAAATATTTTGAGTACTACACGGCTTCGCCGAATGGGCGATCAGGTATATATAATATAGGTAGGAATTGCAGTGTTAAAGTTTCAGTCCAATTTTAA
- a CDS encoding SCO family protein, with amino-acid sequence MSKKNIFLITFFVLLAIAFMGYAGYVIKGEQGDFFGREKLPVLGTNGHIVGGFSFTNQEGRTITARDVEGKIYVAEYFFTTCTGICPKMNKNMVKVYAKYKSEPKFRILSHTVDPENDSVPVLKKYAEEHGADPANWWFLTGSKKELYKLARQGYLVDDGTYAGDEDFVHTQWFALVDGQGRIRGLYEGTKATDVDKLIVDIDRLLKE; translated from the coding sequence ATGTCTAAGAAGAATATCTTTTTAATCACCTTTTTTGTGTTATTGGCAATAGCTTTTATGGGATACGCAGGCTATGTGATCAAAGGGGAACAGGGTGATTTCTTTGGCAGGGAAAAACTGCCAGTACTGGGAACAAATGGCCATATTGTAGGTGGCTTTTCATTTACTAATCAGGAAGGCCGCACCATTACCGCCCGGGATGTGGAAGGCAAAATATACGTAGCAGAATACTTTTTCACCACCTGTACCGGCATCTGTCCTAAGATGAACAAGAACATGGTGAAGGTATATGCTAAATATAAAAGTGAACCTAAGTTCAGAATCCTCTCCCATACAGTAGATCCTGAAAATGACAGCGTTCCCGTACTGAAAAAATATGCAGAAGAGCATGGAGCTGACCCTGCAAACTGGTGGTTCCTAACCGGGTCCAAAAAAGAATTGTATAAACTGGCAAGACAAGGCTATCTTGTAGATGACGGCACCTATGCCGGAGACGAAGATTTTGTGCACACACAATGGTTCGCACTCGTAGATGGCCAGGGCCGTATCAGGGGATTATATGAAGGCACTAAAGCCACTGACGTTGACAAACTGATCGTAGACATTGACAGGCTGCTAAAGGAATAA
- a CDS encoding Fur family transcriptional regulator: MMDITHKTHITELLKASKLSITDTRMKILELFMESNGALEHSSFEKLAGQSFDRVTVYRTLQTFLDKGLIHTIPTTDTSIRYALCKSDCSEHDHHDHHIHFRCENCGTTICLDETEIPVIQLPKGYAAHNVDVVVSGVCKECK, translated from the coding sequence ATGATGGACATCACGCACAAAACACATATAACGGAGCTGCTGAAAGCGAGCAAACTCAGCATCACAGATACGCGCATGAAGATCCTGGAGCTCTTCATGGAGAGCAATGGTGCATTGGAACATAGTAGTTTTGAAAAACTGGCTGGCCAGTCTTTTGACCGTGTAACGGTTTACCGCACATTACAAACTTTCCTTGACAAAGGATTAATTCATACCATTCCCACAACCGATACCAGCATCAGGTATGCTTTGTGCAAATCTGATTGTTCTGAACACGATCATCATGATCACCATATTCACTTCAGATGTGAAAATTGTGGTACTACCATTTGCCTGGATGAAACGGAGATACCGGTGATCCAGCTACCGAAGGGCTATGCTGCACATAATGTAGATGTGGTGGTGAGTGGGGTATGTAAGGAGTGTAAATAA